The following nucleotide sequence is from Hylaeus volcanicus isolate JK05 chromosome 3, UHH_iyHylVolc1.0_haploid, whole genome shotgun sequence.
AATTACCGTGTAGGTCAGAGAAAGATCTCGTAGATGGAGAAAGAGCTTACAACAATCCCGCACAAATTGACATTTGTACGTTTTCGAATGAACGCCGAGTGCCCGTCGACGTGTAAAATTGATCAGACGAGCGAACTAGACGCGTGCTCGAAGTAAAAGCTCCGAAAGCGACGCTTGGAAAGTATATTGCTGCTTGGCAGAGAAATTTCCTCGTAAATCTAACTGTCGCGCGGCTTGCCAAGGTTTCTTCAAAAATGGCTCCACTGCTCCCGAAAACGGAGACCAGCTACGATACAGAATCTCTGATTTATAAAGAATCGCGCTCACGCGATTGTTCGACCTTTCAAAATGGATTCTTGTAGATTTGTTTTCTAGAAATCCGAATTTTGAATCGCTGGCAACGACGAACGACTCTCCAAGGATGAGATTAGCGTCAGATGGAAGTTTAACGAGTTGAGTTAactatattttcgtttttcgtgTCGTATACTttagagatgggcaaaattgttagatacaaattttgtgtaaTGTAGAAAAGGGAAAGTTTTGTCAGTCATTCGTTAaaagtatgtatttaaattatgaaagggaattatattttatgttcaaTGGATTATTATACTGTGCTTTTATCTGTTGGAAATTTtaggaatacaattttgttcatctCTGTTTTCTCGTTCTTGATTGCTCTGAATAAACCGAGaggatatttataaaattggtTTTAGACAGTGCTTCTGCGCAAGTTTCTGCGCTCGTCGTTCTTAAGATTAGTGTCGATTTAATTGCAcagaatgtttttaaaatgctTCAGAAAGAAACACGAACGTTACGTTCAACATACGTACAGGAGGAATATCGAGTGAAGCAATTGTTTACCACACAAGAAAATACTTTAGAAAGTCCagaatatatagaaaacaaatcattgctttaaaatataaagatcATATGacattcatattataatacatcgAAATGTGCATAATATATCTCCAAAGTGACAAATTACACTGCATCATCTTTACATTTTGAAACACTAAATGGTGCCCGCGTATTTTACATTCTGAAGTACTGCACTGATAGGTGCACCTCCTATTCTGAAGTATCTTAATGTACGCTGAGTATTCTTTACAACAATGAAACCGTGACAGCATTTTAAAAGCACCCAACACAAACGATGTGTTCGTCGAAACATTTCTCACTTAACGTTAGCGGTACAATTTTCGCGTCGAAAGTCCGTTAACTCTTTCTCGAAATTGTTCTTTCTCGGTGTGCGTAACAGGTAGACGAAAAGATCACGTTCGATCGAGCGAGATGACGTCGCCGTGCGTCCGAATCCTATCGCCATCAATACTGGTCGCATTTTCACGTCAGGGTACTTCGGTTAATCGGATTTTGATCTCACGGTCTCTCGACCACTCGAAATCCTGTTTACCGGGGCGTCGAGGTAATAGACTCTCTCGTTTACACAGGAAAGATGTTGagatgataaaaaaaagtgtaacaGAAATGCAAAAAGTTTAATAGAAATGCAAAAAGTGTAATAGATTGAAACGGTCTACGCACTCTTATTAAAATGCGGAACAGAATAGATTGATTTTCGGTTAAAGAAATAGCCTGAATGCTAAATGACCGGTTAgtcagaataaaattacaaagatcGTGTTCCTTAGGGAGTACCAATCGTTTCTGATGCTGCATTGCTCATCGAACAATGTAGCACGGGCAATCTATACATTCTTTTCACACGAATAAGAATTTCATCTCTCTCCAGAGATGAGTCAGAAAAAGTCTCAGAAACAATCATTCCTACTGTGTCATTAACCAATGACCAACCACGTTAATTTGCCGAGTGTCTAGAAGTGTTCGGGGTAAAGGGACTTTGCCACTCGCTCTACCCGACACATAGTAGTAAGATATCACAAAATCACGAACATGTGAAACTTAAGTAGTTGTTCGATCGCTGTAATATTTCACTCGCTCTCGTCACTCTTACGTTTCTCTTTGACTTTCCTTGTCGCGCGATAGACTTTTGACGCGAGTGAATCTGATTCAACGACAACTTAACGTGGGTACCGatccaacatttttccacCCAAATAAGAGAATTTAGCTCATCTCTGAAGGAGAATCTTTGTTAGGAAGAAGGAGACGGTCGATTTTTCGTTGGGCACGAAACGTCAGGTCGCTCGAGCTGAAACGGAGTAATTAGTCACAGTTGAGCGTTAGACGGTGATATAGTACGCCCTCGGCTTGCCTCTTGTGGTCGTGGGGCTGAAGAAGACGCCTGGCGTCGTGGGCGAGTAGGACCAGGAGGCCCAGGAGGGCGGTGGTAGCGTGCGTCAGGAGACGTAGTATCCCTCGTTCCGTTTGCGACACTTTTCGCGGGCGATGTAGCACAGGGCGATGGTGATCAATATAGCGATGGTGATCCCCATGCCGATACTGATCCATATGATCTCCTCGTTTATACCACTGTAGCCTTTCCCTGAAAGCATGCTGGATTTATCTTGTAATCGCTACCTTATACCGAGCCTGCGAGCAACGCGAGCAACGATGTGAAATTGGAGATCTCTTTATGCCTCCGCAGGATTCCAGCCGGAGCAGCTAActatgtacagtgggtgtagaatgtattcgtacatcgatcaatttcccaaacaaacttttctgtgaaattgtagtttattaactcttttctttataatcaatgatattctacatattctcggaaatctctagaatatagttcaaacaacagttactagtttatataatttgcgataTTAACaggaaacaagaaaaattggtagaaatacagaagcaacaagtattcgcacggttcttatgaagaacaatttacaatagaatttgtaacataagcgcgtcagtttattgcttcgtgggaattagaaaatattaaatttctagtaaaaagagacttaaaaaatgctctaataaaggaatgaaagaagatcctactaatttaatgcctagaagagttgtagtaattataaaatcaaaaggaaatcccacgaagtattaattatttataaattaatgtaaatttctttttttttaaatgcaattttaaaaatttaacacttgtacgaatacttattgcttctgtatttctattgatttattgttttttcttgttgatttcttacttatacaaaatacctaatcttttcgtactgtatctattctagagatttccaagaatatgtagaatattattatttataaaaaaaaagttaataaattacaatttcacatagtttctttggaaattgatcggtgtaacAATACTTTTTACATCCACTGTATGTTAAGCCTCTCTGGTGTTAGATCAACCCCAGAATGCAGATTCTAGTCTGGCTCGAAACTTCAGCAATTTGAACTCTGAGGGATCGCCCCTAGTCAGCGTCCGAATGGAAATGAAGGCTCAAGGTGATTTCATTCGGATCTGGGGTCGACGAACTTACAACCAGGTGTAATCATTTAAGCTCTACGATTAGGAGTCAGTTCAGGGAATCATAacaattgagccgttcactgcgcAAAtcactccactttttgaaaaatctttaatttaagtatcgaagcacttggtatagtcaactttttattgttataacaattcatttcatgaataatacagattaacaccattaaacgacaaaatttgtaggccattgaataataaatcatttatttcagaacTCATTATGATCGCATTTtccaactttttgttttatggagtttgTCGATTACTGCAATGAACGGCTTAATTGAGACTAGGATAAGTGTTTGAATGTttcctttgaaatattttcctttgaaaTCGTCATTGGCATTATTTGCCATTGGAAATATGCATGTATTGATATTACTTTATAGGATGTTGTTTAACGAATGGCAACCCACGCAACGAACATTCGGTATTCCACATTAGCACACATAACAACGATATCCCTGTTTACATTACCATTATAATGGGAACTGTAAATCCCGACTTTTCCAGCAACCCGTCCACCCACCGgcatttttcttgttttgcTTCCCGCCTTGCCACCTGAAACAATTCATCCTTTGTATTTGCTTTGTTTGGGAAAATATGTATCGCTGTTCTATGgaagaaatgtatttctttcttcacATGGAAGCACCCTCTGTGGTATCTAGATACTGGAGTCCGGTGAACGAAACGTGGTGATTTATCTTGTATAAAATAGTCCGGCTTAAATTGCTCAATTTAGATTCGCGCATTATCTGTCCACGGGTACACTTCTTACGTTACCGATAAGGAAATCGTTTAAATCCTGCAACCTACATACGTAATTCCACCCTTGATTTTATTCCAACAGTGTTCCATTGCAACAGTCTCTGGCCGTGACACGCAAATTTATTCCGCGACCAAGCTGTTTAATTCAAAGTTTAACTCAGAGCGTTAACGGAAACCAATTTTCCGGACGAAGAGGAGATAAAGCGAACGCATGTTGAGCACGAATCGATTTAGGAAAATGCCCCTTTCGAGGGTCTCGTCGTTCTTTAAAGTGCGTTAAAGGAGAAATGTGAGATGTGTTCAATTTAGTTCGAGGATAAATCATTCTCGAGTTAAAAGCGTGGTACATACTCCGCTTGGTGTATATAAAACAAACATAACGCGTGTAGTCCAGAGAAGCATAGTTTACTTCATCCACATTTCGATATTTTAGTGGAGTCTTTCTATGAAAggaataacataaataaaatacgtatcaatttagaaaaataagtcTGTTAGtgtactaataataataatacgctTCTATTGTACCAATATTTAACTCAGTTCTTTCTTCAaaggaaagtaaattaatattctatattaatacACACTGGGtagaagcaataaattatGGAGAATATCGTTCGGTTGTTTCTCGCTCTGCAAGTTGTTCAATCTGTGAGAAAAGTGTTTACacgagaatattaatttctgatcgGGGAGAGTTAGAATTGAAAACGGGCGAGCGGGGGTGTATTTAATTCATCAACGTGAACACGCGAACAGAAACATAAAACGTGCAACGAGGTTTTAAGGTTCATGCATTTTCAGTGGCTTTCTACGCGATCGATACCCAATTCGAGATTTATTGGCGTTGTATGTAAATACGTGTTATTTATGAGTTTATATTCTTACGAAGAATTGCATCCTCTTATGAATTATGTCCCTTGCAAAACTGTGTTCTATTCGAAAGTGGTCggttactttttattatctttcacgttcatatatatatattggaCATTGTGCATTGTATACAGAGCATTCTTCTTTAGTTTGTGTATTCTATTCATGGTGGATTCTTTATTCTTTGGACAGAGAACTTTACCTTCTTTGACCTaaattttaacgttaaaaGAATTTTGGCATTGATAGGTATTGCATAGATAGATAGATTTGAAATAGATCTTTTTGTACTTTTGAAGGGAGTTATTGCTGTAGCTATGcatgaaaaaacaaagaagTATAAAATACAGACTGTCTAAAAGGATTagcgattaattattataagtattaggttgtcccaaaagtttctttcgctttattaataagtaatacatgcacaacagtttatgttttatgttacattactgacttgtccacgattcattttgtgctccattactgttacaacatgaatatatatgaaattagattgtttatttatataaacacgaccatataaaataattgagtgcaactcgcaaaagaaactttcgggacaacctaatatctattctagagatttccgagaatatgtagaatgtcattgtttataaaaaataagttaataaattacaatttcacacagttttattggaaattgatcggtgtacgaatactttctgcaCCCACTGTAGTTAACTGTAACGTCATTTATCAAGTTTTCacattcaaattgaaaacgtatccAGCGGGGCATGGAAACGAGCAATCGATCGGTCGCTacaatcgatattttattcaatgtgGATTTGCTGGTTCGTGTGTACGTAACTTTGCAAGAGCACCGCCAGGAGGCGTACTTCGGAACACAATGCTGTGGTAAAACGCGAACTATTTGTCGAACTACTTTGCGCGTAAAACAATAGCTTAGAGCAAAAGTTTACcctatttcattttgtatacttgtgctgttacaaaaattaagacATTTACGCCGATTATTTCATACGGATCAGAAGAATCAACGAGTTATTATTGTCGTAGAAATACACGGTGTAAGAAAGATAGGTGGACCGACTCTATCCCCGCTCCTGTGatcttaaagaaatatttacttgtctCTCCTGCAGAGGGTATTAGTGTAACATGTGAACAATATCACGTTTACTTcgtttacaagtaaatatttctttaagatCACAGCAATTTTGTGGTGGGGGTAGCGTAGTCGGTCCACCTATCTTTCTTACACCGTGTAGAAATATCAAAGGATAATCGAGTAACAGCCATAAGTGTGAACAAAGCATGAAACTCTGTATTTGTATCTGTATTTTCCTTATACGACAACCTTCGTGTGCTTGACCTCAGATGTGAATTCGGTCACGCGTATCAACGACTCGAGTCCAGGTATAAAATTCCAAGACGATAAACATTTTGTCAATAATGGAAACCCATATGGGGAGGTTGGGGATTACCACCTCCCACCCAGCGGGCAAATTTATCACGTATTAAGACACGGGGTCGTCATTCGTTCCGTGGGAGCCGGAGTGGTAAGACGTGACGAGTGATCGCTGCACGTGAAAGATTAGATTCGCGTATTCATACTTTACCTGTTGCTGACTGCTTCTAATAGCCACTAGTACCACTCATAACGATTGCTTTCGCGAGTTAGTAACacagttttcattaaattcgaTTAATATCGCGAGAAAAGCTGAATTACTTTCGCGCATTTTTTGGGGCCTTTTTTCAAGAACATTTACGGAAGAGTACGTATTCCAGCATTGAATAAGTATCTTTTGGGacatatttcgaattaatttggGCCTTTTGGGGAAACTATTGCTTTGATTTcgaaacttttgttttaaatttttcattttctttgtgttaTAGATCTTTGGTTGGAATTCTGGGAAGATGTTCGAAGGACACTACGAATAGAAGAACGAATATTCTGCAATGTAcgaaaattggtaaaaatttGATCGAACGTAACAGAGAGGtgacatttatatatatttttaatattggtttcatttttcaatttaacattgatttcatttagccaaaattaattttacgaatttGTGTAAATTGCAAGCTTGATATATGATTTGGCAATTGATTACTGTCGAGATTGAAACGAGGAATATTGGAATCGAACTTTTTCCGGTTCGTTCTGTGAAACAATTCAAATGGCAGAGTTAGATGTTCGTGACATTGgaatagtttcattttacTGAATTTCGGTCGCGAGTACAAATTTCTTGGTATGATTTATACacgaattgaatttcaaaatgtcgCGATTATGTTTATGTATACTAATTGATGCAAGTTCGAATACGATTAATGGcgtaattaatcattttcttgttataagaaaataattaataaaataatttcgggtttttctatttttattatttattacaaaattcgtaCTTCTAAAAAATGAGACAATATGAATCAGAAATTAACTGATACTTTCTTGTTTTTGAGTAACTAAAGAACTTTGATTTTTGCGATGAATTTTCTGAACATTTATAAgaatcattaaatattttagagtataatttgataattaacAACTTTAATGAAACAACTCTTTAATATAACGTTTCTCAAATTAACCAATTAGTTTTTGACAATtgaattcattattatattcaattcaaataagatgttttattttatttgaatttgtttaaacaaaattgctcCGAATAATCTGTTCTGAGACAAAgaacattcatttaattaatatattttgtcagAAACTTATGTTCcttgaataatattacattttcacaGCACTTCCTTGTAACAAAGAGTATTACATCAGCAATTTAACGGAAAATCAGTGTTTACGTTCACAAACactcgatgaaaaaaaaaaagccacTCCCGTCCCTTTAACCAGCTTTCCTTTCAGAGAATTTTACGACTGTGCGCAATGCGGTCGGTAGAGCCAATGTTTATTGCGTGGAGTTTGTTGCTTTTCGAGGCTTAGTGGCCTTGACTAGATGCTCGTTTACACTTTAGGCTTACGCGAGATAGAGTCAGTGTTTACTGCGTGTACTCTAGTATCTCCAGAGCATCGGGACTCTTGTTCTTTATTTTGCTTCGCGTGGATAGAGTCAGTGTTGCTCGCGTGCTGCGATCTTTGCTcggaataatttatatatatcgtcggaacctccaagtagttgatatttcgatttttacttataatttcacctgatttacggtacaaaaaaagtgtttttttctctctctttctttcacaagaaacgctgccattttgtttattttcgatgaaataaattagtgGAGGTTCCGACCACAGGTGTGCCGACATAGTTCAATAAACTTTTTggattttctgtttcaaatcacctgtgccagcggataactttttttgcacacatgcatactattttgtaaataaatgacgaaatattttttaccaaaaacaaatttttttatttactttccttaatcatacctttaaggggaaaaaacattcattcaattttatgcaatagttcctgagacaaaaattattgataatatgctttttttttgtgcgttcacagtgaaatgctcccttaattaaatacaaaattcaattgtatCTTTAAGAAACAGATTCTCATGTTTGGCGTTCTTTGTCTTTACAGACTTCTCCCATCGTCACTAACGGCCTAGCAGAACTTACTCCGATGACTTCGCAGATGACTTGGACGACTTCAGCTGAGCATCCGCGATTCGTCCAGCAACGAGGTTCATCGCAGAGTTCCACGATCGAATTCTAGGATCGGTGGGTCGCATGCAATTTATGTTCCTCCGGACCCCAATCATGTCGTAGGACGAAAGGTCCGAATCGACACGGGTGACTGGTTGTATACGTGGTATTTGACGAGTACAGTGACCGCGGGTATGCATTGCACAGCATACTCGCGAGTAGTAACATTCTTGTGATATTTATTAGAGTAGGCTAGGATCTTCTTGTACACCgcgtttttttgttaataaactaGAGTTCCTTAATGCTATACATTATTCTTGACACGAATATGAATGGTTAGAagtttattgatatttataaagtaaagATCTATATGGACACTTTTAGTTGAAAAGATATTCTGTAAATGTTAGTACATTCATGggatacaataatatttattgccgaaaataaattcttttgtttggtTATCACTTAGTATGATTAGGATCATCATATATAATGattaaagttaaattttaatatatatatagcttTACAACTTGTAAgctatatattcaaatataattttgatgaTAGAGTTCAAGTACACGTTCTTTGCGTTGAAATGTTTTCTATATGTACAAGAAGGACGCTTCGCGATAGGTCGATTCCTGCGTCGAAGCAATGTGCTTTGTACccttttgtatttaaaaaatatactttgacAATGGAATCACCTGATAGGAGATCAATATGcatctgaaattttcaagataaaatatattattataaaaacttattctcagtcatttttttatgaacaaatcgatttttattagtcatttttcttgataaattaatcaaattcaattaatcatttttcttgataaattaatcaaattcaattaatcatttttcttgataaattaatcaaattcaattaatcatttttcttaataattaactttCTCAATATTAATGCATGCTCagttttcacttttaaattcgtATAAATGAGAAGTCGAGTCACTTTTATATtgcatatgaaataaaaaggaaacgatgCTAGCACGCTTAGATTTTACTAATTGCTCTTTCTAGATCAGGATTTTCAGGTTTAACCCTTCCGTGTTCTTTGTCTGAACTCATTCACGTGCCCAGGTGCTACTTGGGTGAGCGAAGGCAATGGACACGATGActtagtttataaaatttataatgataATATGTGTGGCGACTGACTCTGCGCTAGCGTATCGTGCACGACGTATTTTCcacatgtgtgtgtgtgtgtgtgtggttAGGCTGTGGAATTGCGtcggttgaaaaattcattataatattccaatttattattacctaTTGCAATaacttaaaaattgatacttttatttattacgaattaCCTGCGACGATTGTTTGCATTTCCATTTTCGTAGTCTTTTGTATAGACAATAATCTTTATAAATGCTAATGTATCTAAAGTAGCTTTTCAATTGTACATATCAGAATCATAAACTGGCGATATATGTGCTATATACgattatgaataatttcattatatcgTAGtagtacataaaaatatttatatatacaagttACCTATACGCAATGGTCGCTAGCCTTTGTCAGTCGATTTCAGGAACTGGTACGTACCTCTAGAGTGTGAATGTTCTGTATGGTACCCTCGGGTGTCGGAGGTGTCCCGGGACATCTCCCTAGTTTAGGTCGTGCTCGAGAGCCTTGAATGAGAATCGTGGAGCGTGTGTGTTTGTGTGATTGAtttgacttttttaaatatagcgTTAGGTAGGTAGGTAACTTTCTTCTGGTGTGTATGTTAAATCTAAGTAGGTAGGGTCCAGGGCAAATCTCGTCACTTTTAGTTTGGGTAGACGCGTACGTGATGGATCTGCACCTGTAGGTGGATTTGAGGAGTCGTTGCGATGACGATGCAAACGGAGCTTCTGTCCGTTTGTTTCGGAATTTGCTCTCGATTCTTCAGGTCTTGACTCTTTGAGTCGTTGCTTCGCGGTCGCGGTCGTGATCAGTAAGGCTCCTTCGAAACGCTCGTTCCCTCGAGGTTCTAGACGTGTGGTTCATCGAATTGTTGAACGTCCACGTATCGCACGGAACCTCGAACCTAGATGTAAGTTTCAGGTGGGACAATGCCGtccgaagaaagaagaggCTGTAAAAGCTGAAGAGGTCCTGACAAACTGTTGCAAGAAAGGGCTGCAACGAATGGCAGCCCATTCAAAGAAAGCTTCAAATCCTCTCCATTCAAAGAAAGCTTCAAAGAAGTTATCTTTGGATGGGGTGCCATTATTGTTACTACTTTTGTCCCTGTACTCGCCTGTAGTTGTTGTAGTAGTAGTTTATTTAACAGGTTCAACGTGGGAGTTCATCATACTGTGTCAATTGGGCCAATCGCGTTTTGAATTAGAGtcacgaaaagaaaataggattgcaattttattgattAGAATTTTCGCGATTTCTTTCAGAGTAGTGTTGCGAATGAATATCAACCGCGGTTTTGCATTTAGTGTTGCGTGTATAATGAATACTGCTCGCGTCCGATTTGAAGTAATTTTTAGTGTCAATT
It contains:
- the LOC128874143 gene encoding uncharacterized protein LOC128874143 isoform X2, producing the protein MPVGGRVAGKVGIYSSHYNGYSGINEEIIWISIGMGITIAILITIALCYIAREKCRKRNEGYYVS
- the LOC128874143 gene encoding uncharacterized protein LOC128874143 isoform X1, which encodes MPVGGRVAGKVGIYSSHYNGKGYSGINEEIIWISIGMGITIAILITIALCYIAREKCRKRNEGYYVS
- the LOC128874143 gene encoding uncharacterized protein LOC128874143 isoform X3, with translation MWNTECSLRKGYSGINEEIIWISIGMGITIAILITIALCYIAREKCRKRNEGYYVS